In the genome of Carnobacterium pleistocenium FTR1, one region contains:
- a CDS encoding malolactic enzyme — MLAAEILNNPFLNKGTAFTKEERKQFCLTGTLPTQVQTLEQQEAQTYGQYLSKTTDLEKRIFLMNIFNTNRTLFYKLMCDHVAEFMPIVYDPTVAESIEQYNELFVKPQEAAFLSINEPENIKESIKNAASGRDIRLIVVTDSEGILGMGDCGVNGVDIAIGKLMVYTAAAGIDPSQVLPVSIDNGTNNKKLLNNPLYLGNRHERIYGEKYYDFIDQFVNVSTELFPELLIHWEDFGRSNAATILEKYQDKITTFNDDIQGTGIVVLAGVLGALNISKEKFTDQVVMTYGAGTAGVGIATQLLDEMIRQGIPEEKARKHFYMVDKQGVLFDDTEDLTPGQKLFVRSRSEFENADELTNLEAAVKAIHPTILVGTSTQPGTFTETIIKEMAVHTARPIIFPLSNPTNLAEATAENLIKWTDGKALIGTGIPSADVEYKGVTYNIGQGNNALMYPGLGLGIIASTTRRVNSEILSQASHALGGIVDSNKPGAAILPPVAKLAEFSQIIAEVVGQSVLDQKLNREPISDIKKAVSDAKWIPKYVPLNIK; from the coding sequence ATGTTAGCTGCAGAAATTTTAAACAATCCATTCCTTAACAAAGGAACAGCATTTACTAAAGAAGAAAGAAAACAATTCTGTTTGACTGGAACATTACCAACACAGGTACAAACATTAGAACAACAAGAGGCACAAACCTATGGACAATATTTAAGTAAAACAACTGATTTAGAAAAAAGAATTTTCTTAATGAATATTTTTAATACAAATCGTACGCTATTTTATAAATTAATGTGTGACCATGTTGCTGAATTTATGCCAATCGTTTATGATCCAACTGTTGCAGAGTCCATTGAACAATACAATGAACTATTTGTAAAACCACAAGAGGCAGCTTTCTTATCCATTAATGAACCAGAAAATATTAAAGAAAGTATAAAAAATGCTGCAAGTGGTCGTGATATTCGTTTAATCGTAGTGACAGATTCTGAGGGAATATTAGGTATGGGCGATTGTGGAGTTAATGGTGTTGATATAGCTATTGGTAAATTGATGGTGTATACTGCCGCTGCTGGTATAGATCCTAGCCAGGTGTTGCCTGTTTCTATTGATAACGGAACAAATAATAAAAAATTACTCAATAATCCACTTTATTTAGGAAACCGTCATGAAAGAATTTATGGTGAAAAATATTATGATTTTATTGACCAGTTTGTTAACGTTTCTACAGAACTATTCCCTGAATTACTAATTCATTGGGAAGATTTTGGCCGTTCAAATGCTGCTACTATCTTAGAAAAATATCAAGATAAGATTACAACATTCAATGATGATATCCAAGGAACAGGTATTGTTGTTTTAGCAGGTGTATTGGGTGCATTGAATATTTCTAAAGAAAAATTTACTGACCAAGTTGTAATGACCTATGGTGCAGGTACTGCAGGAGTTGGAATTGCAACTCAATTACTAGATGAAATGATTCGTCAAGGTATACCAGAAGAAAAGGCTCGCAAGCATTTCTATATGGTAGACAAACAAGGTGTGTTATTTGATGATACAGAAGATTTAACTCCTGGTCAGAAATTATTTGTTAGAAGTCGTTCAGAATTTGAAAATGCTGATGAATTAACTAACTTGGAAGCAGCAGTTAAAGCAATTCATCCTACAATTCTTGTTGGTACTTCTACTCAACCAGGTACATTTACTGAAACAATTATTAAAGAGATGGCAGTTCATACAGCTCGCCCAATTATTTTTCCATTATCAAATCCTACAAACCTTGCTGAAGCAACAGCAGAAAATTTGATTAAATGGACAGATGGTAAGGCTTTAATTGGAACAGGAATTCCTTCTGCAGATGTTGAATATAAAGGAGTTACGTATAACATTGGTCAAGGAAACAATGCGTTAATGTATCCGGGTCTAGGTCTTGGAATTATTGCTTCAACTACTAGGCGCGTGAATAGTGAGATATTATCACAAGCAAGCCATGCTTTAGGAGGAATTGTTGATTCTAATAAACCAGGTGCAGCAATATTACCACCAGTAGCTAAATTAGCTGAATTTTCACAAATAATAGCTGAAGTTGTTGGTCAAAGTGTATTAGATCAAAAGTTAAATCGCGAACCAATTTCAGATATAAAAAAGGCAGTTTCAGATGCTAAATGGATTCCTAAATATGTTCCATTAAATATTAAATAG
- a CDS encoding ATP phosphoribosyltransferase regulatory subunit: MNQIRMNQDLMKIKQKEMEFLNHFQQRSYELIDLGMVESFQWKDLSQDDLHLMERRHKWERNGTLFALRSDWTNAIVRYRKKYQLHADKIAYVGSVYTVDSESKQMGVEIFSADVKQQFKVLEDMISFLQQELHTTLSVGVISHNMLLKKLLTKEEQEDDLVQQYIKDRNYDALGSRLGKEHLLVRVMKEAPADQADYLKKHFPELADQLKEIEQWQDRLDALGVEYVYADLLAVPMQSYYKGIFIHVYEKNTVNPIVSGGQYTSSSKAFGMAITI, encoded by the coding sequence ATGAATCAAATTCGAATGAACCAAGATTTAATGAAAATAAAGCAGAAAGAGATGGAATTTCTGAATCATTTTCAGCAACGTAGCTATGAGTTGATTGATTTAGGAATGGTAGAATCTTTTCAATGGAAAGACTTGTCTCAGGACGATTTACATTTGATGGAACGTCGGCATAAATGGGAAAGAAACGGGACCTTGTTTGCTTTACGTAGCGATTGGACGAATGCCATTGTGCGCTACCGTAAGAAGTACCAGCTGCATGCTGATAAAATTGCTTATGTTGGATCGGTTTATACCGTTGATAGTGAAAGCAAGCAAATGGGAGTCGAAATTTTCTCAGCGGATGTGAAGCAGCAGTTTAAGGTCTTGGAAGATATGATTTCTTTCTTACAACAGGAGCTGCATACGACACTTTCAGTAGGCGTCATCAGTCATAATATGTTGTTAAAGAAACTGTTAACCAAAGAGGAACAGGAGGATGACTTGGTTCAGCAATACATTAAGGACAGAAACTATGATGCATTGGGTTCCCGTTTAGGAAAAGAGCATCTGTTAGTTAGAGTGATGAAAGAAGCCCCTGCTGATCAAGCGGACTATTTGAAAAAACACTTTCCTGAATTAGCAGATCAATTAAAGGAAATTGAGCAGTGGCAAGATCGACTAGATGCATTGGGAGTTGAGTATGTTTATGCTGATTTATTAGCCGTCCCTATGCAATCGTATTACAAAGGAATTTTCATTCACGTTTATGAAAAAAATACAGTGAATCCCATTGTATCTGGCGGACAATATACAAGTTCTTCAAAAGCTTTCGGAATGGCAATAACAATATAA
- the hisF gene encoding imidazole glycerol phosphate synthase subunit HisF — protein sequence MIKKRIIPCLDVKDGQVVKGIQFKQLRIIGDPVKMAKQYNALGADELVFLDISATETGHALMLDVIRKTAKELFIPLTIGGGIKNLADISQLLNAGADKVSLNSAALANPAFIKEASEKFGSQCICIAIDAQWEPEEEDWFCYTHGGKKRTAKRTLEWVKEVEALGAGELLVTSMDYDGMKQGFDHRLLKLIEQAVHIPVIASGGGGNARHFADLFKETNVSAGLAASIFHDEEILIAEVKDSCSTKGVPMRYV from the coding sequence ATGATTAAAAAACGGATCATTCCCTGCTTGGATGTTAAAGACGGCCAAGTGGTCAAGGGCATTCAATTTAAACAATTAAGAATAATTGGCGATCCGGTTAAGATGGCGAAACAATACAATGCTCTCGGAGCGGATGAACTGGTTTTTTTAGATATTTCTGCAACAGAAACCGGACATGCACTCATGCTTGATGTCATCCGCAAGACAGCTAAGGAATTGTTTATTCCTTTAACTATCGGAGGGGGCATTAAAAATCTGGCAGACATCTCCCAACTACTCAATGCAGGAGCGGATAAAGTCAGCTTGAATTCTGCTGCACTGGCAAATCCTGCGTTCATTAAAGAGGCTAGTGAGAAGTTTGGCTCGCAATGCATCTGTATCGCGATTGATGCACAATGGGAACCCGAAGAAGAGGACTGGTTCTGCTATACTCATGGTGGGAAAAAGCGAACAGCTAAGCGAACGCTCGAGTGGGTAAAAGAAGTTGAGGCATTAGGTGCTGGAGAATTATTGGTCACCAGTATGGATTATGATGGAATGAAACAAGGGTTTGATCATCGGTTATTAAAGCTAATTGAACAAGCGGTTCATATTCCGGTCATTGCTTCTGGAGGTGGCGGGAACGCCCGACACTTTGCAGACTTATTTAAGGAGACCAATGTATCTGCCGGATTGGCCGCTTCTATTTTCCATGATGAAGAAATCTTGATTGCTGAAGTAAAAGATAGCTGTTCTACGAAAGGAGTACCGATGCGTTATGTCTAA
- the hisH gene encoding imidazole glycerol phosphate synthase subunit HisH, with the protein MIAIMDYGLGNIANLTNAIRFLGYEVEVTKDEEALRQADTIILPGVGHFKDAMERIQAQDLVPLLNELKETKLVVGICLGMQLLFEHSEEGDVDGLGYLPGTVEKIISSHPVPHLGWNALHSTLPSLNGDVYFIHSYKAVTNENIVATADYGQDVVAIVQKKNILGIQFHPEKSGEIGLAILNQALQGGFK; encoded by the coding sequence ATGATCGCGATTATGGATTATGGTTTGGGAAACATTGCCAATTTGACTAATGCCATCCGGTTTCTGGGCTATGAGGTAGAAGTAACCAAAGACGAAGAGGCCCTTCGACAAGCAGATACTATTATCCTGCCAGGTGTCGGACATTTCAAAGATGCCATGGAACGAATTCAGGCACAAGACCTGGTTCCTTTATTGAATGAGTTGAAAGAAACCAAACTAGTGGTGGGGATTTGCCTGGGCATGCAGTTATTGTTTGAGCACAGTGAAGAAGGGGATGTCGACGGTCTTGGCTATTTGCCTGGTACAGTTGAAAAAATCATTAGCTCGCACCCTGTACCGCATCTAGGATGGAATGCGTTGCACTCAACTCTTCCAAGTTTGAATGGAGATGTGTATTTCATTCATTCTTATAAAGCAGTCACCAACGAAAACATTGTCGCTACAGCTGATTATGGGCAAGATGTGGTAGCAATTGTGCAAAAAAAGAACATTTTAGGTATTCAATTCCATCCTGAAAAAAGCGGAGAAATAGGATTGGCAATTTTAAATCAAGCACTCCAAGGAGGATTTAAATGA
- the hisG gene encoding ATP phosphoribosyltransferase, whose amino-acid sequence MITIALSKGRQLKDFIDYLDSIQLTEWSTALKSVSRELVVLIEDIRFLLVKGEDVPVYVEEGIADLGITGSDVLFEQNRTLNNLMNLPFGYCHFALASKQPQKEYPIVATKYVHYTQRYFNTIMQPVKIIALKGSVELAATIDMADAIMDIVQSGTTLRENGLSEQVRLDEINARLISNKHAYFSKYEEIQKIINVLKVN is encoded by the coding sequence ATGATAACAATTGCTTTATCAAAAGGAAGACAACTGAAAGATTTCATCGATTACCTTGATTCCATTCAATTGACTGAATGGTCAACGGCATTGAAATCAGTATCAAGGGAGCTAGTCGTCCTTATAGAAGATATTCGATTTTTACTTGTTAAAGGAGAAGACGTTCCGGTCTATGTGGAAGAGGGGATAGCCGATTTAGGAATAACTGGGAGCGATGTCTTGTTTGAACAAAATCGAACGCTGAATAACCTAATGAACTTACCCTTTGGTTATTGTCATTTTGCTTTGGCCAGTAAGCAACCTCAAAAAGAGTACCCAATTGTGGCAACTAAATATGTACACTACACCCAGCGTTATTTTAATACCATCATGCAACCGGTCAAAATTATTGCCTTGAAAGGTTCGGTTGAATTGGCTGCAACAATCGACATGGCGGATGCCATCATGGATATTGTTCAATCCGGGACCACTTTACGTGAAAACGGGTTGAGCGAACAAGTAAGACTAGACGAGATCAACGCGCGCCTCATTTCCAATAAACATGCTTATTTTTCAAAGTATGAAGAAATTCAAAAAATTATCAATGTATTGAAGGTGAATTGA
- the hisIE gene encoding bifunctional phosphoribosyl-AMP cyclohydrolase/phosphoribosyl-ATP diphosphatase HisIE: MSNYDDLKPDFSKGLLTVILQHFTNKNVLMVGYMNEEAFESTKKEEVVWFYSRSKERLWKKGESSQNVQYVKEMYLDCDQDALLILVNPAGPTCHRNTESCFDVAPAFTLKDIEQTIQDRVKEKVGDSYTNYLLTEGTDKIAKKFGEEAVEVIIAAKNADKKETANETADLLYHLGVLLHDQGVAVDDVAAVLAERHQKNNNFKGERKSIDVW, from the coding sequence ATGTCTAATTATGATGATTTGAAGCCTGATTTTTCCAAAGGGTTGTTGACGGTTATTTTGCAACACTTCACGAATAAAAACGTACTAATGGTTGGGTACATGAATGAAGAGGCTTTTGAAAGTACAAAAAAAGAAGAAGTGGTTTGGTTTTATTCCAGAAGCAAAGAAAGGTTATGGAAAAAAGGCGAAAGCAGTCAGAATGTCCAATATGTAAAAGAAATGTATTTGGACTGCGATCAAGATGCGTTGCTCATATTGGTAAACCCAGCAGGCCCAACGTGTCACCGAAATACGGAAAGCTGTTTTGATGTCGCTCCAGCATTTACGCTGAAAGATATCGAGCAAACGATTCAAGATCGGGTAAAGGAAAAAGTAGGGGATTCCTATACAAATTACCTGTTAACAGAAGGAACCGATAAAATAGCCAAAAAATTTGGTGAAGAAGCAGTTGAAGTCATCATTGCCGCAAAAAATGCAGACAAAAAAGAGACTGCCAATGAAACAGCTGACTTGCTCTACCACCTTGGAGTATTGCTGCATGATCAAGGCGTTGCCGTTGATGATGTTGCTGCAGTGTTGGCTGAACGTCATCAAAAGAATAACAATTTCAAAGGTGAACGAAAAAGTATAGATGTCTGGTAG
- the hisA gene encoding 1-(5-phosphoribosyl)-5-((5-phosphoribosylamino)methylideneamino)imidazole-4-carboxamide isomerase has product MIEIWPAIDLIDNKSVRLTEGDYATKEEMKRTPEEAIAFYTRYPQVTRIHIVDLMGAIEKKPTSSAYIETLLKKSTVPIEIGGGIRSEKTIQHYLEAGASYVIVGTKGLQDREWLAEMTTRYPGKIYLGLDAKDEKVALNGWTEVSEQTIYEVAEAVNELPLGGIIYTDITKDGKMGGPNVEVTGALARLSKHPITASGGIRSFEDIQKLEKAGVTAAIVGKAANTHAFWEGLDND; this is encoded by the coding sequence ATGATTGAGATATGGCCAGCAATCGATTTGATCGACAATAAAAGTGTCCGCCTGACAGAAGGGGATTACGCAACCAAAGAAGAAATGAAGCGCACACCTGAAGAAGCGATTGCTTTTTATACTCGCTACCCGCAAGTCACACGTATTCATATTGTTGATTTGATGGGAGCAATCGAGAAAAAGCCAACTTCTAGCGCTTATATCGAAACACTCTTGAAAAAAAGTACCGTTCCGATTGAAATCGGTGGGGGAATCCGTTCTGAAAAGACGATCCAGCATTACCTTGAAGCAGGAGCTTCTTATGTCATTGTTGGAACCAAGGGTCTTCAGGATCGAGAATGGCTCGCTGAAATGACCACACGCTATCCTGGAAAGATTTACTTGGGACTTGATGCGAAAGACGAGAAAGTCGCATTGAATGGCTGGACAGAAGTCAGTGAACAGACCATTTACGAGGTAGCCGAAGCGGTAAACGAGTTGCCTTTAGGCGGGATCATTTACACAGATATTACAAAAGATGGAAAAATGGGGGGTCCAAATGTGGAAGTGACCGGTGCATTAGCCAGGTTATCCAAACACCCTATCACGGCTTCAGGCGGCATACGCAGTTTCGAAGACATTCAAAAATTAGAGAAAGCTGGCGTTACTGCAGCGATTGTTGGGAAAGCAGCCAACACACATGCTTTCTGGGAGGGACTAGACAATGATTAA
- the hisB gene encoding imidazoleglycerol-phosphate dehydratase HisB: MTVSIERITKETKIRMSLKQGFEPSSIETGVGFLNHMLNLFAFHGHFVLDLIVEGDTDVDAHHTTEDVGIVLGQLLAELSKEKGSITRYGTAYVPMDETLARSVTDISGRPYLHLDATFSKATVGTFDVELVREFFYAVVIHARYTTHLDLIRGGNTHHEIEALFKAFAQSVRIALSDSGVNRLPSSKGVIE, encoded by the coding sequence ATGACCGTATCGATCGAACGCATTACCAAAGAAACGAAAATTCGCATGTCCTTGAAACAAGGTTTTGAACCGTCTAGCATTGAAACAGGGGTTGGTTTTTTGAACCATATGCTCAATCTATTTGCTTTTCATGGCCATTTTGTCCTAGATCTGATAGTTGAGGGTGATACAGATGTGGATGCTCATCATACGACTGAAGATGTTGGCATCGTATTGGGCCAATTGTTGGCTGAATTAAGTAAAGAAAAAGGAAGCATAACCCGCTACGGTACAGCCTATGTACCGATGGACGAAACATTGGCTCGCTCAGTAACGGATATTAGCGGACGCCCTTATTTGCACTTGGATGCAACGTTCTCAAAAGCGACTGTTGGAACGTTTGATGTGGAACTGGTTAGAGAGTTTTTCTATGCGGTCGTCATTCATGCCCGTTACACGACCCATCTAGATTTAATCAGGGGAGGAAATACGCACCATGAGATTGAGGCTTTATTCAAAGCATTTGCTCAAAGTGTTCGAATAGCGCTGAGTGATTCAGGTGTCAACCGTCTGCCTTCTTCCAAAGGAGTGATTGAATGA
- the hisD gene encoding histidinol dehydrogenase yields MYTAEEFKKQYKSANQTDLSKAKSVMDIIQTVQERGDDALINYARQFDGVELDADQLEVPIAEMKKAYDELDSELRDALEEAYKNIYKYQTSIKWSTMPKSELYQNIQPLNRIGIYVPGGKASYPSTVLMTATLANVAGVKETIIVTPPQPGGINQTTLAACFIAQVDHVYQSGGAQGIAAMAYGTETIPKVDKIVGPGNQYVALAKKLVYGDVGIDSIAGPSEIVLVVDETANAEWVALDVLAQAEHDEMARTFLISSNKEMLAAVEAEIDKQKMKQSRLSVINGSLKDHHYPILTSSQGETIEIVNLIAGEHVSIQTENAEEYIPEIKTAGALFIGPYSPEAIGDYVAGPSHVLPTNGNARFANGLTVNDFLRTNSVIQLKKETFQQMAPFGMRIAKEEALQAHHDSLAVRLKEEEK; encoded by the coding sequence ATGTATACAGCAGAAGAATTTAAAAAACAGTATAAGTCTGCAAATCAGACCGATCTTTCCAAGGCCAAATCAGTAATGGATATCATCCAAACAGTTCAAGAAAGAGGAGATGATGCCCTGATTAATTATGCGAGACAATTTGATGGAGTGGAATTGGATGCGGATCAGTTGGAAGTTCCAATAGCGGAAATGAAGAAAGCCTACGATGAATTGGACAGCGAACTGCGCGATGCATTGGAAGAAGCGTATAAAAACATTTATAAGTATCAAACGTCCATTAAATGGTCCACCATGCCGAAGTCAGAACTTTATCAAAATATTCAGCCTTTAAATCGAATAGGGATTTATGTGCCTGGTGGAAAAGCAAGTTATCCGTCAACGGTCTTGATGACAGCCACTTTAGCCAATGTAGCTGGAGTAAAAGAAACCATCATTGTCACTCCTCCTCAACCGGGCGGAATCAATCAGACCACATTAGCCGCCTGCTTTATTGCTCAAGTCGATCACGTCTATCAATCAGGCGGAGCACAAGGCATAGCCGCAATGGCTTATGGAACAGAAACGATTCCAAAGGTTGATAAGATAGTAGGACCTGGAAACCAGTACGTGGCATTGGCAAAGAAACTGGTCTATGGGGATGTTGGAATTGATTCTATTGCCGGACCTTCCGAAATAGTTTTGGTGGTGGATGAGACGGCCAACGCAGAATGGGTAGCCTTAGATGTGTTGGCTCAAGCTGAACACGATGAGATGGCTCGTACCTTTTTAATCAGCTCCAATAAAGAAATGTTGGCTGCTGTTGAAGCAGAAATCGACAAGCAAAAAATGAAGCAAAGCCGGTTAAGTGTGATCAACGGAAGCTTGAAAGACCATCATTATCCAATTTTGACTAGTAGCCAAGGAGAAACCATTGAAATCGTGAATTTGATTGCTGGAGAGCATGTATCCATCCAGACAGAGAATGCTGAAGAGTACATTCCTGAAATAAAAACAGCAGGAGCTCTTTTCATTGGCCCCTATTCTCCAGAAGCAATCGGGGACTACGTGGCAGGTCCAAGTCATGTTCTGCCAACCAATGGGAATGCGCGATTTGCCAATGGATTGACGGTAAACGACTTTCTGCGAACCAATTCTGTGATCCAGTTGAAAAAAGAAACGTTCCAACAAATGGCCCCTTTCGGCATGCGCATTGCAAAAGAAGAAGCATTACAAGCACACCATGATTCTCTTGCTGTTAGGTTGAAGGAGGAAGAAAAATGA
- a CDS encoding aminotransferase class I/II-fold pyridoxal phosphate-dependent enzyme, which translates to MIRIHKNESPYRSLTDEELQEIVLKTPFNQYGDDEYKQLAKVYGAFNGLDPELVSFANGSDEWIQKCMMVLGTGPVMTFEPDFSMYEEYANQLKRPIFKVKCNEDGAFDYASTLVQIETIKPSFFIFSQPNNPLGMLHPEGFVQAAADLMQELNGYLIIDEAYMDFAEQKAIRPAGEHVIILQTLSKIYGLAGLRIGIVTSSAATMALLNSIAHPYPINTLSINIAASLFGNPTKLATFMHQQRKLAEKLKDIFKKEVSDVMTVLPSQANFVFTYGEGALALGKYIQQRGFQPRTYPDSSHPLLQKAVRYSIATDEQLTQLESIVKEWRGRQ; encoded by the coding sequence ATGATTCGTATCCACAAAAATGAAAGCCCGTATCGTTCATTGACCGATGAAGAATTGCAAGAAATTGTATTAAAAACGCCTTTCAATCAATATGGAGATGATGAGTACAAACAGCTGGCGAAAGTGTACGGAGCATTCAATGGACTGGACCCTGAATTGGTCAGTTTTGCCAACGGTTCAGATGAATGGATCCAAAAATGCATGATGGTTTTAGGAACGGGTCCGGTAATGACTTTTGAGCCAGATTTTTCAATGTATGAAGAATACGCCAATCAATTGAAGCGTCCTATATTTAAAGTGAAGTGTAACGAGGATGGAGCCTTTGATTATGCCAGTACACTTGTCCAGATAGAAACCATTAAACCCTCATTCTTCATCTTTTCTCAGCCGAACAATCCGCTTGGGATGCTTCATCCAGAAGGATTTGTCCAAGCTGCGGCCGATTTGATGCAAGAACTGAATGGGTATTTGATCATCGATGAAGCGTATATGGACTTCGCGGAGCAAAAAGCTATTCGTCCAGCAGGGGAACACGTTATTATTCTGCAGACACTTTCTAAAATATATGGTTTGGCAGGCTTACGTATCGGAATAGTGACCAGTAGTGCAGCAACGATGGCTTTGTTGAATTCAATCGCTCATCCTTATCCAATAAATACGTTATCGATTAATATAGCTGCATCTTTATTCGGAAATCCAACGAAGCTGGCAACCTTTATGCATCAGCAAAGAAAGTTAGCTGAGAAATTAAAAGACATTTTTAAGAAAGAAGTCAGTGATGTGATGACTGTCTTGCCAAGTCAAGCGAACTTCGTTTTTACTTACGGTGAAGGTGCTTTGGCATTAGGGAAGTACATCCAACAAAGGGGCTTTCAGCCAAGAACGTACCCTGATTCGTCCCATCCCTTACTGCAAAAAGCGGTCCGTTATTCAATAGCGACAGATGAACAATTAACGCAACTAGAATCAATTGTAAAAGAATGGAGAGGAAGACAATGA
- a CDS encoding 2-hydroxycarboxylate transporter family protein has translation MIQKLDNSKVIQANKEKNGFWSTEISGVSLPFYLIMIAILIIAIKLDRLPGGILGALAVLVLLGNLFYYIGNHLPIFKSYLGGGAVFCIFASAIISTFGILPSGPVETVVTFVNDMGFLDFYIAALITGSILGMKRDLLMKASIRFIPVAFISMAASLLMVGLVGILIGHGFGKSVLYVSLPMMAGGIGAGSVPLSEIYASALGEPSSEIISQLIPASAFGNILAIIAAALIAKIGVSFPKYNGHGAIMKENTEEIKEDERELKLDVVKLGVGLLVSISFFILGSIFNYFVPQVAAYAFMVIIVLICKITKVVPQYYEDCAVMFNKLIMKNLTPAVLCAIGIALLNLNVLAQSFTWQFVVLCLTSIITISIVSGFVGKLFGLYPVESMITAGLCNNSMGGTGNVAVLSAADRMELIAFAQMGNRLGGAVVLILGSILIRVLA, from the coding sequence ATGATTCAGAAATTAGACAATTCAAAAGTGATTCAAGCTAATAAAGAAAAAAATGGCTTTTGGTCAACAGAGATTAGTGGGGTGAGTCTTCCATTTTACTTAATTATGATTGCTATTTTAATTATCGCAATTAAATTAGATAGACTACCAGGTGGCATTTTGGGAGCTCTTGCTGTATTAGTGTTGTTGGGAAATTTATTCTACTACATTGGAAATCATCTACCTATATTTAAATCTTACTTAGGAGGGGGAGCAGTATTCTGTATTTTTGCCTCTGCAATTATTTCAACGTTTGGTATTTTACCTAGTGGACCAGTTGAAACAGTTGTAACTTTCGTAAATGATATGGGCTTTCTTGATTTCTACATTGCAGCGCTAATTACGGGAAGCATTTTAGGAATGAAACGTGATTTACTAATGAAAGCATCTATCCGTTTCATACCTGTAGCATTCATTTCAATGGCCGCATCACTATTAATGGTGGGACTTGTCGGCATATTAATTGGTCATGGCTTTGGAAAATCTGTATTATATGTTTCACTACCTATGATGGCAGGTGGCATAGGCGCTGGTAGTGTCCCTTTATCTGAAATTTATGCTTCTGCGTTAGGAGAGCCTTCATCAGAAATTATATCACAATTAATCCCAGCATCTGCTTTTGGAAATATACTTGCAATTATTGCTGCTGCTTTAATTGCTAAAATAGGAGTATCTTTCCCAAAATATAATGGGCATGGAGCAATTATGAAAGAAAATACAGAAGAAATAAAAGAGGATGAGAGAGAGCTCAAATTAGATGTTGTTAAGCTTGGTGTTGGTTTGCTTGTTTCAATTTCCTTTTTTATTTTAGGAAGTATTTTTAATTATTTTGTCCCACAAGTTGCCGCATATGCATTTATGGTTATTATTGTACTAATTTGTAAAATCACCAAGGTTGTTCCTCAATATTATGAGGATTGTGCAGTTATGTTTAATAAATTAATTATGAAAAATCTGACTCCTGCTGTATTATGTGCGATCGGAATTGCTTTACTTAATTTAAATGTGTTAGCTCAATCATTTACTTGGCAATTTGTTGTTCTCTGCTTGACAAGTATTATAACAATATCCATTGTTTCAGGATTTGTAGGAAAACTATTCGGACTATATCCTGTTGAATCTATGATTACTGCAGGATTGTGCAATAATAGCATGGGTGGTACTGGAAATGTAGCCGTGCTTTCAGCTGCCGATCGTATGGAATTAATTGCATTTGCTCAAATGGGAAATAGATTAGGTGGTGCCGTTGTATTAATTTTAGGAAGTATTTTAATACGTGTACTAGCTTAA